One window of the Trifolium pratense cultivar HEN17-A07 linkage group LG2, ARS_RC_1.1, whole genome shotgun sequence genome contains the following:
- the LOC123911175 gene encoding B2 protein-like — MDMNNNNNNNEQSFWQFSDQLRHHQASNLANLSLNDSIWSNNKRHDQRINFDVKNNTTISDNNNNNSFTSKPSDFNDGWKMMNNSNGTLFSMPHNNNNINPLGGFNKGIYSSPYVNNNNLNNINNNLNNINLNGYKSGFKVSDEFHLPNKGVKKNLNNNNNNSSNKKHGDNNDVTKTSTDKKFKTLPPSESLPRNETIGGYIFVCNNDTMAENLKRQIFGLPPRYRDSVRTITPGLPLFLYNYSTHQLHGIFEAASFGGSNIDPTAWEDKKCPGESRFPAQVQVITRKICEPLEEDSFRPILHHYDGPKFRLELSVSEALSLLDIFADQNSFNDIFKAIPA; from the exons ATGGacatgaacaacaacaacaacaataatgaaCAATCCTTTTGGCAATTCAGTGATCAACTAAGGCATCATCAAGCATCAAATTTAGCAAATTTATCTCTAAATGATTCAATTTGGAGCAACAACAAAAGACATGATCAAAGGATAAACTTTGATGTCAAAAACAACACTACAATTTCtgataacaacaacaacaactcctTCACTTCAAAACCAAGTGATTTCAATGATGGAtggaaaatgatgaacaattctAATGGAACCCTTTTTTCCATGCCacataataacaacaacatcaaccctcTTGGTGGATTTAACAAGGGAATTTATTCTTCCCCTTATGTTAACAATAACAAccttaacaacatcaacaacaaccttaACAATATCAATTTGAATGGTTACAAGTCAGGTTTTAAGGTTAGTGATGAATTTCACCTACCAAACAAAGGTGTCAAGAAGAAtctcaacaacaataataacaacagCAGCAACAAGAAGCATGGAGATAATAATGATGTTACTAAAACTTCTACTGACAAGAAATTCAAAACTCTTCCACCATCTGAGTCTTTACCTAGGAATGAAACCATTGGTGGGTATATCTTTGTTTGTAACAATGATACCATGGCTGAGAATCTCAAAAGACAGATCTTTG GTCTACCTCCAAGATACAGAGATTCAGTTAGAACCATAACTCCAGGGTTACCCCTTTTTCTATACAACTATTCCACTCACCAACTCCATGGAATTTTTGAG GCTGCAAGTTTTGGAGGAAGCAATATTGATCCAACAGCTTGGGAGGATAAGAAGTGCCCTGGCGAATCTCGTTTCCCTGCTCAG GTACAAGTGATAACTAGAAAAATTTGTGAGCCACTGGAGGAGGATTCTTTTAGACCAATTCTTCACCATTACGACGGCCCTAAGTTTCGTCTTGAACTAAGTGTGTCCGAG GCACTGTCACTTCTGGATATTTTTGCAGATCAGAATAGTTTCAATGACATTTTCAAAGCTATACCGGCATAA
- the LOC123911177 gene encoding linoleate 9S-lipoxygenase 1-like, which yields MFPIFKKKQKIRGTVVLMSKNALDLNDIKAGPSVIGAFGLARDIVGSVVDGATAFLSRSVGFQLISATKTDRMGNGFVGDQFFLEKRIPLLPTLAARQDAFNIYFEWDNDFGVPGAFYIKNYMQAEFYLVSLTLDDIPGHDSITFLCNSWVYNAKQYRKDRIFFANKPYLPNEMPQALVNYRDQELDTLRGDGKGKREEWDRVYDYDVYNDLGDPDKSRGLARPILGGSKKFPYPRRGRTGRKTTKTDSASERPAPDTTYVPRDEVFGHLKQADFLGFGLKGLNQNVVPQFRNFFDFDKEFDSFEEVRCIFEGGIKLPTDLISAISPIAVVKELFRTDGEQFLKFPTPHVIQVDKSAWMTDEEFAREMIAGVNPCVIQRLKEFPPQSKLDPNVYGDQTSTITKEHLEINLDGLSVEKAIQDERLFILDYHDAFLPYLKVINKPVPKSYATRTILFLKDDGTLKPLAIELSLSHPDGEKFGAVSKVMLPPDEPSGVKKTIWQLTKAYVVVNDACYHQLMSHWLNTHCAIEPFIIATNRCLSVVHPIHKLLQPHYRDTMNINALARSSLISAGGIIEQAFLPGEYAVEMSSAVYKDWVFPDQALPADLIKRGLAVEDPSAPHGLRLVIKDYPYAVDGLEVWDAIKTWVKDYVILYYKTDAEIQRDPELQEFWKEAVEIGHGDHKNKPWWPKMNSIDELVESCSIIIWLASAFHAAVNFGQYPYGGLILNRPTMTRRLLPEKGTKEYDEMEKNDQKAYLKTITPKTEALIDLTVIEILSRHASDEVYLGTRENKDWTSDERAITAFKRFGNKMAEIEEKIERKNKDPDLLNRLGPAKVPYTLLCATSKEGLTNRGIPNSVSI from the exons atgttTCCAATTTtcaaaaagaagcaaaagattAGAGGGACAGTGGTGTTGATGAGCAAGAATGCCTTGGATTTGAATGACATTAAAGCTGGTCCTTCAGTTATAGGGGCATTTGGCCTTGCTAGAGACATTGTTGGTTCTGTTGTTGATGGTGCTACTGCTTTCTTGAGTCGCAGTGTTGGCTTCCAATTGATCAGTGCCACCAAAACTGACA gaATGGGAAACGGTTTTGTTGGAGACCAGTTCTTTCTGGAGAAACGTATTCCATTGTTACCAACCTTGGCAGCAAGACAAGATgcattcaatatttattttgaatggGATAATGATTTTGGAGTTCCAGGAgcattttacattaaaaattatatgCAAGCTGAGTTTTACCTTGTGAGTTTAACTCTTGATGACATCCCTGGTCATGACTCCATTACATTTCTTTGCAACTCATGGGTTTACAATGCAAAACAATATCGGAAGGACCGAATTTTCTTTGCCAATAAG CCATACCTTCCAAATGAAATGCCACAAGCACTAGTTAATTATAGAGATCAAGAATTGGATACTCTAAGGGGAGATGGAAAAGGAAAGCGTGAGGAATGGGATAGAGTCTATGATTATGATGTTTACAATGATTTAGGGGATCCTGATAAAAGTCGGGGCCTCGCTCGTCCAATTCTTGGAGGCTCTAAAAAATTTCCATATCCTCGTAGGGGAAGAACCGGcagaaaaacaactaaaactg ATTCTGCGAGCGAGAGACCAGCACCCGATACTACCTATGTTCCAAGGGATGAAGTGTTTGGTCACTTGAAGCAAGCAGACTTCCTTGGATTTGGACTGAAAGGTTTAAATCAAAATGTGGTACCCCAATTTCGCAATTTCTTTGATTTCGACAAAGAGTTTGACAGTTTCGAAGAAGTACGTTGCATATTTGAAGGAGGAATTAAGCTGCCTACCGATCTCATAAGCGCCATTAGCCCTATAGCAGTGGTAAAGGAACTCTTCCGAACTGATGGTGAACAATTCCTCAAGTTTCCAACTCCACATGTCATTCAAG TCGATAAGTCTGCATGGATGACTGATGAAGAATTTGCAAGAGAAATGATTGCTGGTGTAAATCCATGCGTGATTCAAAGACTAAAA GAGTTTCCACCACAAAGCAAGCTAGATCCCAATGTCTATGGAGATCAAACTAGTACAATAACAAAAGAACACTTGGAAATTAACTTGGATGGACTCTCAGTAGAAAAG GCAATTCAAGATGAGAGGTTATTCATTTTAGATTACCATGATGCATTCTTGCCATACTTGAAGGTGATAAACAAACCAGTTCCAAAGTCTTATGCAACAAGGACAATCTTATTCTTGAAAGATGATGGCACTTTAAAGCCATTAGCCATTGAACTAAGTTTGTCACATCCTGATGGAGAAAAATTTGGAGCTGTGAGTAAAGTGATGTTGCCTCCAGATGAACCATCTGGtgttaaaaaaacaatatggCAATTGACCAAGGCTTATGTAGTTGTAAATGATGCCTGCTATCACCAACTCATGAGTCACTG GTTGAATACTCATTGCGCCATTGAGCCATTCATCATAGCTACAAATAGGTGTCTCAGTGTAGTTCATCCTATTCATAAGCTTCTACAACCTCATTATCGTGATACGATGAATATCAATGCACTTGCTCGGAGTTCGCTGATAAGTGCAGGTGGCATTATAGAGCAGGCATTTTTGCCGGGAGAATATGCTGTTGAGATGTCTTCTGCCGTTTACAAGGATTGGGTTTTCCCCGACCAAGCACTGCCAGCTGATCTTATCAAGag AGGATTGGCTGTTGAGGATCCCAGCGCTCCCCATGGACTTCGCCTTGTGATAAAAGACTACCCCTATGCTGTTGATGGATTAGAGGTATGGGATGCTATTAAGACATGGGTCAAAGACTATGTCATCTTGTACTACAAGACAGATGCGGAAATTCAAAGAGATCCCGAGCTCCAAGAATTTTGGAAAGAAGCTGTAGAGATTGGTCATGGTGATCATAAAAATAAGCCTTGGTGGCCTAAGATGAATTCAATTGATGAGTTGGTGGAATCCTGCTCTATTATTATATGGCTTGCTTCTGCCTTCCACGCTGCTGTCAATTTTGGACAATATCCTTACGGCGGTTTAATCTTGAATCGACCAACTATGACAAGGAGGTTACTTCCTGAAAAGGGAACCAAAGAGTATGACGAGATGGAAAAAAATGACCAAAAGGCTTATTTGAAGACGATCACACCAAAGACCGAGGCCTTGATTGACCTTACAGTGATAGAGATATTGTCAAGGCATGCTTCTGATGAAGTTTATCTTGGGACGAGAGAGAACAAAGACTGGACATCTGATGAAAGAGCAATAACAGCCTTCAAACGGTTTGGAAACAAGATGGCAGAAATTGAGGAAAAAATTGAACGCAAAAACAAAGATCCGGATTTGCTAAACCGACTTGGTCCGGCTAAGGTGCCATACACTTTGCTTTGTGCTACCAGTAAGGAAGGTTTGACCAACAGAGGAATTCCAAACAGTGTATCTATCTAA
- the LOC123911178 gene encoding LOW QUALITY PROTEIN: galactinol--sucrose galactosyltransferase-like (The sequence of the model RefSeq protein was modified relative to this genomic sequence to represent the inferred CDS: deleted 2 bases in 1 codon) — protein MAPPSITKTATPTPINIIGLVDMPNPPLSITLDQSCFLANGHPFLTQVPHNITTTTFINSKSNKNTTTLQQGCFVGFNTTEPKSHHVVPLGKLKGIRFMSIFRFKVWWTTHWTGTNGHELEHETQILILDQNNSLGRPYVLLLPIIENSFRTSLQPGSNDYIDMCIESGSTRVTGSHFKTCLYIHVSNDPYRLVKEAVKVIQTHLGTFKILEEKTPPSIVDKFGWCTWDAFYLKVHPKGVREGVKGLTEGGCPPGLVLIDDGWQSICHDDDDPITDQEGMNRTSAGEQMPCRLIKFEENYKFREYKSIINNNEGKTIEGMGGFVKDLKEEFRSVESVYVWHALCGYWGGVRPKVVGMPEAKVVTPKLSPGLKTTMEDLAVDKIVNNGVGLVPPNLVQDMYNRLHSHLEEAGIDGVKVDVIHLLELLSEEYGGRVELAKAYYKALTSSVNKHFKGNGVIASMEHCNDFFLLGTEAISLGRVGDDFWCSDPSGDPNGTYWLQGCHMVHCAYNSLWMGNFIHPDWDMFQSTHPCAEFHAASRAISGGPIYVSDCVGNHNFKLLKTLVLPDGSILRCQHYALPTRDCLFEDPLHDGKTMLKIWNLNKYTGVLALFNCQGGGWCPVTRRNKSASEFSHLVTCYASPKDIEWCNGKTPMCIKGVDVFAVYFFKEKKLKLMKCSDKSEVSLEPFSFELMTVSPVRVFSKRLIQFAPIGLANMLNSGGAVQSLEFDDRESLVKIGVKGCGEMSVFASEKPFNCKINGVALKFDYEDKMVKVQIPWPSSSTLSLVEFLF, from the exons ATGGCACCACCAAGCATAACCAAAACTGCAACACCAACA CCTATAAACATCATTGGCCTCGTCGACATGCCTAACCCACCCTTATCCATAACCTTAGACCAATCATGTTTTCTCGCAAATGGCCACCCTTTTCTCACCCAAGTCCCACATAACATAACAACAACCACTTTTATCAAttcaaaatccaacaaaaacaCCACCACCTTGCAACAAGGTTGTTTTGTTGGTTTCAACACCACCGAACCCAAAAGCCACCACGTAGTTCCACTTGGCAAACTAAAAGGAATCCGGTTCATGAGCATTTTCCGGTTTAAAGTATGGTGGACAACTCACTGGACCGGAACAAATGGACATGAACTAGAACACGAAACACAAATCTTAATTCTCGACCAAAACAATTCCCTTGGACGCCCCTACGTTTTACTCCTCCCAATCATCGAAAACTCTTTCCGAACCTCACTCCAACCCGGTTCAAACGATTACATTGACATGTGTATTGAAAGCGGTTCGACACGTGTCACCGGTTCACATTTTAAAACATGTCTTTACATCCACGTCAGCAACGATCCATACCGTTTAGTAAAAGAAGCAGTGAAAGTAATCCAAACCCACTTAGGAACATTCAAGATTCTTGAAGAAAAAACACCACCGAGTATTGTTGATAAATTCGGTTGGTGCACGTGGGATGCATTTTACTTAAAGGTGCACCCAAAAGGTGTAAGGGAAGGTGTTAAGGGTCTTACGGAGGGTGGGTGTCCTCCAGGTTTAGTATTAATTGATGATGGTTGGCAGTCCATTtgtcatgatgatgatgatccaaTTACGGACCAAGAAGGTATGAACCGAACCTCAGCTGGAGAACAAATGCCATGTAGGttaataaaatttgaagaaaattataaatttagagaatataAAAGTATTATTAATAACAATGAGGGAAAAACAATTGAGGGTATGGGTGGTTTTGTTAAGGATTTGAAGGAAGAGTTTAGGAGTGTGGAGAGTGTTTATGTTTGGCATGCGCTTTGTGGGTATTGGGGTGGGGTTAGACCTAAAGTGGTTGGAATGCCCGAAGCTAAGGTTGTTACTCCGAAGCTGTCTCCGGGGCTGAAGACGACAATGGAGGATTTAGCGGTGGATAAGATTGTTAATAATGGTGTGGGATTAGTGCCGCCAAATTTGGTTCAAGATATGTATAATCGGCTTCATTCTCATTTGGAAGAGGCGGGAATAGACGGTGTTAAGGTTGACGTGATACAT TTGCTTGAGTTACTATCGGAGGAATATGGTGGGCGTGTTGAGCTTGCAAAAGCTTATTACAAAGCACTAACCTCATCGGTGAACAAGCATTTCAAAGGCAATGGAGTGATTGCAAGCATGGAACATTGCAACGACTTCTTTCTCCTAGGCACAGAAGCCATATCCCTCGGACGCGTTGGAGACGATTTTTGGTGCTCTGATCCCTCTGGTGATCCAAATGGTACATATTGGCTCCAAGGTTGTCACATGGTACATTGTGCCTACAACAGTTTATGGATGGGAAATTTTATTCACCCAGATTGGGACATGTTTCAATCAACTCATCCTTGTGCTGAATTTCATGCTGCCTCTAGAGCTATCTCTGGTGGACCTATTTATGTTAGTGATTGTGTTGGTAATCACAATTTCAAGTTGCTTAAAACTCTTGTTTTGCCTGATGGTTCTATCTTGCGTTGTCAACATTATGCACTCCCTACACGAGATTGCTTGTTTGAAGACCCTTTACATGATGGCAAAACAATGCTTAAAATTTGGAACCTCAACAAA TACACTGGTGTATTGGCCCTATTCAACTGCCAAGGTGGAGGGTGGTGTCCTGTGACACGGCGAAACAAGAGTGCATCTGAATTTTCACATTTGGTGACATGTTATGCAAGTCCTAAAGATATTGAATGGTGCAATGGAAAAACCCCAATGTGCATCAAAGGTGTGGATGTGTTTGCTGTGTATTTCTTCAAGGAGAAGAAACTGAAGCTGATGAAGTGTTCCGATAAATCAGAAGTATCTCTCGAGCCATTTAGTTTTGAGCTAATGACAGTGTCTCCGGTGAGAGTGTTTTCGAAAAGGTTAATTCAGTTTGCTCCAATTGGATTAGCGAACATGCTTAACTCCGGTGGTGCGGTTCAGTCTCTGGAGTTTGATGATCGTGAAAGTTTGGTAAAAATTGGGGTGAAGGGTTGTGGTGAGATGAGTGTGTTTGCATCAGAGAAACCATTTAACTGCAAAATTAATGGAGTAGCTTTGAAATTTGATTATGAGGATAAAATGGTGAAAGTCCAAATTCCGTGGCCTAGTTCTTCAACTCTGTCTTTGGTTGAGTTTTTATTTTGA